TGATGAATTACAAAGCCCTCACCGCTAAATGAATGCTTTGTAATTCAGTTAGAGCATATCAGATTTGTATTTTAAAGCAAATCAAATGTTTTAGCAACTCTCTTTTGAGACAGCGTGTGTCAGTCGAGAAAGGGAGTTTTTATAATGGATCAAACAAATTTCAAGTTTTATCAAGCTGATAACGTTTATGGGGCCTTGTTCTTCCAGTTTCCAAAAGTATTGATGTATAGCCAGCAATATCGAGGATTAAGTGATGCCGCTAAGCTAGCTTACATGGTACTAAAAGACCGGCTAGAGTATTCTTTACGCAATCACTGGATTGATGAGGAAGGGCACGTCTACTTTATTTTTACCAATCAAGAACTTAAAGATTTATTCGACTGCTCAAATGATAAGTTAGCAGCCGTTAAAAAAGACTTGGAACGTGCAGGACTACTTTATCAAAAAGCCATGCATTTCAATCCCAAAACTGGCAAAAACGAACCCAATCGACTTTACCTGGCCGAACTAGATATGCAGTCAACTGACGTCTATTTACGCGGTGAATATGCTCAAAAAGAGCCGCAAACCCTTGCTACGAGCGAAAATCCGAAAATCGGACGTTCGCGGGAGACCGTTGGAACCCTTGCTACGAGCGAAAATCCGAAAATCGGACGTTCGCGAAAGTTCGTTGACGACACCCCGCAAACCCTTGCTACGAGCGAAAATCCGAAAATCGGACACGATCTATATAAAGACTCTAAAAACATAGATACTAATAGATACAATATAGATACTCAAAAGTTGGACTTTTCCACAGCCCAATTCTCACCAGCAGAACTAGAAAAGCAAAACAAGGATTTGGTGAACCATGCTAATGACTTCTTAACTGATGAAGACAGTGGCTTACCGGTTTTCTTAGAACCCGAAGCCGTGCAATTACTAAGTTTCTGGTGCCGCACTCCGCAACAAATGCGGCGCTTCATTGGCATTATCTTAAATGCTAAGTACCGAGTTGAAAAAGATCATCAAGATATTGGGGTTCTAATCCCGCTTGACGACGAAGAACTAAAACCTTTGATGACTAAAGCCCTGAGACGCTACTTTAACGCCCTAAGAAGCAATGAGAAGCATATCAAGAACGTGGAGAACTACTTATACGGCACCATGCAAAACCTATTTGCGATTTGGTGGAACCAACAAGCGGCTAAAGAATATGCGGCCAAACACCCCGAAGAAGAAAAGTCGGCCGACAACGATAACAGTGGGTTGTACTACTAGTCCTAAAAG
The Levilactobacillus namurensis genome window above contains:
- a CDS encoding replication initiator protein A, which gives rise to MDQTNFKFYQADNVYGALFFQFPKVLMYSQQYRGLSDAAKLAYMVLKDRLEYSLRNHWIDEEGHVYFIFTNQELKDLFDCSNDKLAAVKKDLERAGLLYQKAMHFNPKTGKNEPNRLYLAELDMQSTDVYLRGEYAQKEPQTLATSENPKIGRSRETVGTLATSENPKIGRSRKFVDDTPQTLATSENPKIGHDLYKDSKNIDTNRYNIDTQKLDFSTAQFSPAELEKQNKDLVNHANDFLTDEDSGLPVFLEPEAVQLLSFWCRTPQQMRRFIGIILNAKYRVEKDHQDIGVLIPLDDEELKPLMTKALRRYFNALRSNEKHIKNVENYLYGTMQNLFAIWWNQQAAKEYAAKHPEEEKSADNDNSGLYY